The Streptomyces sp. NBC_00670 genome window below encodes:
- a CDS encoding type 1 glutamine amidotransferase domain-containing protein: MSRILVIMSAADVWTRNDGSAYPTGYWAEEVAAPHAKFVEAGHTVDFASPGGVLQPLDAHSAAPAIAGADCARHVAHAEKALREFGPLLKLEEIDVHDYAALVLPGGHGPVVDLYQDPALGRLLTAAEASGVLVGAVCHGPAGLLSAVDENGAWLYEGRRMTAFTDEEEALFGTAEGAPWLLAGTLREKGAEHVGGPAYQQHNVRDGNLFTGQNPASSTRLAEDMIEALG; this comes from the coding sequence ATGAGCAGGATCCTCGTCATCATGTCGGCCGCCGACGTCTGGACGCGCAACGACGGGTCGGCCTATCCGACCGGTTACTGGGCCGAGGAGGTGGCCGCGCCGCACGCGAAGTTCGTCGAGGCCGGCCACACGGTCGACTTCGCCTCCCCGGGCGGGGTGCTCCAGCCGCTCGACGCGCACAGCGCCGCCCCGGCGATCGCCGGGGCGGACTGCGCCCGCCATGTGGCACACGCGGAGAAGGCGCTGCGGGAGTTCGGCCCGCTGCTGAAGCTGGAGGAGATCGACGTCCACGACTACGCGGCGCTCGTCCTGCCCGGCGGTCACGGCCCGGTCGTCGACCTCTACCAGGACCCGGCCCTCGGGCGCCTGCTGACCGCCGCGGAGGCCTCCGGCGTCCTCGTCGGGGCCGTCTGCCACGGCCCGGCGGGCCTGCTCAGCGCCGTGGACGAGAACGGCGCGTGGTTGTACGAGGGACGCCGGATGACCGCCTTCACCGACGAGGAGGAGGCGCTGTTCGGCACGGCGGAGGGCGCTCCGTGGCTGCTCGCCGGCACTTTGCGGGAGAAGGGCGCCGAGCACGTCGGGGGCCCGGCCTACCAGCAGCACAACGTGCGCGACGGCAACCTGTTCACCGGCCAGAACCCGGCCTCCAGCACCCGCCTGGCCGAGGACATGATCGAGGCACTCGGCTGA
- a CDS encoding alpha-N-acetylglucosaminidase produces the protein MPLARRSLLTVLAAGSAGAAVACAPATADGSSGDMGGAGAVDAGARAAAAAARRLLPHHWRQLSFRTEGDRDTFAVSGGAGRLHVSGGTPGTQLTGLNWYLRHVADADVNWAGQQLDLPRTLPGVPDGTVTRRADVPHRFALNDTNDGYTGPYHDWSYWERELDVLALHGYNEVLVTVGTDALYHRVFQGFGYGDEELRAWLPGPAHQPWWLLQNLSAFPAFPEPVSRRLLDARAALGRRIADRLRELGMVPVLPGYFGTVPPGFADRAPGARTVPQGTWMGFDRPDWLDPRTDVFARVAGAFYRTQEELFGASTLYKMDLLHEGGTAGDVPVGEAAKGVERALRTARPDAVWVILGWQHNPPRAILDAVTSGGSDGSDGSDGSGKDRMLVLDGLSDRRPTVTDREADWGGVPYAFGSIWNFGGHTALGANTPDWARLYDAWRTKEGSALRGIALLPEAADNNPAAFALFSELPWRDGELDLKAWFARWARSRYGAHDPHAEAAWDVLRRTAYGTTRADSWSEGADGLFGARPSLTARRAASWSPKQLRYDADEFERALDELLKVRPGLRDSSAYRRDLLDVARQCLSNRGRTLLPRIRRAYEARDTKAFDAATGDWLSALDLLEKLLATDSAHLLGRWVAEARSWGADDAERDRLQYDALSLLTVWGTRQGADAGLHDYANREWAGLVGGLYRLRWSTYFAALRTALREDRAPAAVDWYALEDRWTRAPGRLATRPTGDVHRIATQVRDRLRALPRTR, from the coding sequence ATGCCGCTGGCGCGCCGTTCCCTGCTGACCGTTCTGGCCGCAGGCTCCGCGGGGGCCGCCGTCGCCTGCGCACCCGCCACCGCGGACGGCTCCTCGGGCGACATGGGCGGAGCCGGAGCCGTCGACGCCGGCGCGCGGGCCGCGGCCGCCGCCGCCCGGCGGCTGCTCCCCCACCACTGGCGGCAGCTCTCCTTCCGTACCGAGGGCGACCGCGACACGTTCGCCGTGTCCGGCGGCGCGGGCCGGCTCCATGTCTCCGGGGGCACGCCCGGGACCCAGCTCACCGGGCTCAACTGGTATCTGCGCCATGTCGCCGACGCCGACGTCAACTGGGCCGGGCAGCAGCTCGACCTGCCCCGCACCCTGCCCGGAGTCCCCGACGGCACGGTCACCCGCCGCGCCGACGTCCCCCACCGCTTCGCGCTCAATGACACCAACGACGGTTACACCGGCCCGTACCACGACTGGTCGTACTGGGAGCGCGAGCTCGACGTGCTCGCGCTGCACGGCTACAACGAGGTCCTGGTCACCGTGGGCACGGACGCGCTGTACCACCGGGTGTTCCAGGGGTTCGGGTACGGCGACGAGGAACTGCGGGCGTGGCTCCCGGGCCCGGCGCACCAGCCCTGGTGGCTGCTGCAGAACCTCTCGGCCTTCCCCGCATTTCCCGAACCGGTCTCCCGCCGTCTCCTCGACGCCCGGGCCGCGCTCGGCCGGCGCATCGCCGACCGGCTGCGGGAGCTGGGCATGGTGCCGGTGCTGCCCGGCTACTTCGGCACGGTCCCGCCCGGCTTCGCCGACCGCGCCCCGGGAGCGCGCACGGTGCCGCAGGGCACCTGGATGGGGTTCGACCGGCCCGACTGGCTGGACCCGCGCACCGACGTCTTCGCCCGCGTCGCGGGGGCCTTCTACCGCACGCAGGAGGAGCTGTTCGGCGCGTCCACCCTGTACAAGATGGATCTGCTGCACGAGGGCGGCACCGCCGGTGACGTGCCCGTCGGTGAGGCCGCGAAGGGTGTCGAGCGGGCGCTGCGCACGGCCCGGCCGGACGCGGTCTGGGTGATCCTCGGCTGGCAGCACAACCCGCCGCGCGCGATCCTCGACGCCGTCACCTCCGGCGGTTCCGACGGTTCCGACGGTTCCGACGGTTCCGGCAAGGACCGGATGCTCGTCCTGGACGGCCTCTCCGACCGCCGCCCCACCGTCACCGACCGGGAGGCCGACTGGGGCGGCGTCCCGTACGCCTTCGGCTCCATCTGGAACTTCGGCGGCCACACCGCGCTCGGCGCCAACACCCCCGACTGGGCCCGCCTGTACGACGCCTGGCGCACCAAGGAGGGCAGCGCGCTGCGCGGCATCGCACTGCTCCCGGAGGCCGCCGACAACAACCCGGCGGCGTTCGCCCTGTTCTCCGAACTCCCCTGGCGGGACGGCGAGCTGGACCTCAAGGCGTGGTTCGCGCGCTGGGCGCGGTCCCGGTACGGGGCGCACGACCCGCACGCCGAGGCCGCCTGGGACGTGCTGCGCCGCACCGCGTACGGCACCACGCGCGCCGACTCCTGGAGCGAGGGCGCGGACGGCCTGTTCGGCGCCCGCCCCTCGCTGACCGCACGGCGGGCGGCGTCCTGGTCGCCCAAGCAACTCCGATACGACGCGGACGAGTTCGAGCGCGCCCTCGACGAACTGCTGAAGGTGCGGCCGGGGCTGCGGGACTCGTCGGCGTACCGGCGGGACCTCCTGGACGTGGCCCGCCAGTGCCTGTCCAACCGCGGCCGGACCCTGCTGCCCCGGATCCGGCGGGCGTACGAGGCGCGGGACACGAAGGCGTTCGACGCGGCGACCGGGGACTGGCTGTCCGCGCTGGACCTGCTGGAGAAACTGCTGGCCACCGACTCCGCACATCTGCTGGGGCGTTGGGTCGCCGAGGCCCGCTCCTGGGGCGCGGACGACGCCGAGCGCGACCGTCTCCAGTACGACGCCCTCTCCCTGCTGACGGTCTGGGGCACCCGTCAGGGCGCGGACGCGGGGCTGCACGACTACGCCAACCGCGAGTGGGCGGGGCTGGTCGGCGGCCTGTACCGGCTGCGCTGGTCGACGTACTTCGCCGCACTGCGGACCGCCCTGCGCGAGGACCGGGCCCCGGCGGCGGTCGACTGGTACGCCCTGGAGGACCGCTGGACCCGCGCCCCGGGCCGCCTGGCCACCCGGCCGACGGGAGACGTCCACCGGATCGCCACGCAGGTCCGCGACCGGCTGCGGGCGCTGCCCCGAACGCGCTGA
- a CDS encoding histidine phosphatase family protein: protein MGDLLLVRHGETEWSRSGKHTGSSDIPLTDTGREQARRLAPLVASHRIATAFVSPLQRARETALLAGVPDAQVDEDLREWDYGGYEGVTTHEIHRTRPDWFLFTDGVTEGPPEHPGESPEEVGARAERMLAKIDAALADSEGSVVVFSHGHFLRVLTARRLGLPARDGALFQLGTGTISRLSTEHRRHVVAGWNVRPSS from the coding sequence ATGGGTGACCTGCTGCTGGTACGGCACGGCGAGACCGAGTGGTCGCGCTCGGGCAAGCACACCGGGTCCAGCGACATCCCGCTGACCGACACCGGCCGCGAACAGGCACGACGGCTGGCCCCGCTGGTCGCCTCGCACCGGATCGCGACGGCGTTCGTCAGCCCGTTGCAGCGGGCGCGGGAGACCGCGCTGCTGGCCGGCGTGCCGGACGCGCAGGTCGACGAGGACCTGCGGGAGTGGGACTACGGCGGCTACGAGGGCGTCACGACGCACGAGATCCACCGCACCCGCCCGGACTGGTTCCTGTTCACGGACGGCGTCACCGAGGGCCCGCCCGAGCATCCCGGGGAGAGCCCGGAGGAGGTCGGGGCGCGGGCGGAGCGGATGCTCGCGAAGATCGACGCGGCGCTCGCCGACTCCGAGGGCAGCGTCGTCGTCTTCTCCCACGGCCACTTCCTGCGCGTCCTGACCGCCCGGCGCCTGGGCCTGCCCGCGCGGGACGGCGCGCTCTTCCAGCTCGGCACGGGGACGATCAGCCGGCTGAGCACGGAACACCGGCGCCATGTGGTGGCGGGATGGAATGTCAGACCCTCCTCGTAG
- a CDS encoding pyridoxal phosphate-dependent aminotransferase: MEFRQSSKLSDVCYEIRGPVIEHADALEAAGHSVLRLNTGNPAAFGFEAPEEILQDMIRMLPQAHGYTDSRGILSARRAVAQRYQGLGLEVGVDDVFLGNGVSELISMAVQALIEDGDEILIPAPDFPLWTAVTTLAGGTAVHYLCDERSDWNPDLADMASKITDRTKAVVLINPNNPTGAVYPKEIVEGVLDLARRHGLMVLADEIYDQILYDDAVHHSAAALAPDLVVLTFCGLSKTYRVAGFRSGWMVVTGPRQHARDYLEGLTMLASMRLCANAPAQFAIQAALGGRQSIHELTAPGGRLREQRDRAWEKLNEIPGVSCVKPKGALYAFPRLDPAVHKIHDDERFVLDLLLREKIQVVQGTGFNWPSPDHFRILTLPHADDLDAAISRIGRFLSGYRQ; encoded by the coding sequence ATGGAGTTCCGGCAGTCGAGCAAGCTGAGCGACGTCTGTTACGAGATCCGCGGCCCGGTGATCGAGCACGCGGACGCACTGGAGGCGGCCGGCCACAGCGTGCTGCGCCTGAACACCGGCAACCCCGCCGCGTTCGGTTTCGAGGCGCCGGAGGAGATCCTCCAGGACATGATCCGCATGCTGCCGCAGGCGCACGGCTACACCGACTCGCGCGGCATCCTCTCCGCCCGCCGCGCGGTGGCCCAGCGCTACCAGGGCCTGGGCCTGGAGGTCGGCGTCGACGACGTGTTCCTGGGCAACGGCGTCTCCGAACTGATCTCCATGGCCGTGCAGGCGCTGATCGAGGACGGCGACGAAATCCTCATTCCCGCCCCGGACTTCCCGCTGTGGACCGCCGTCACCACCCTCGCGGGCGGCACGGCGGTGCACTACCTCTGCGACGAGCGGTCCGACTGGAACCCGGATCTCGCCGACATGGCGTCGAAGATCACGGACCGCACGAAGGCGGTCGTCCTCATCAACCCCAACAACCCCACCGGCGCGGTCTACCCGAAGGAGATCGTCGAGGGCGTCCTCGACCTCGCCCGCCGGCACGGACTGATGGTGCTCGCGGACGAGATCTACGACCAGATCCTGTACGACGACGCCGTCCACCACTCGGCCGCCGCCCTCGCCCCCGATCTGGTCGTCCTCACCTTCTGCGGGTTGTCGAAGACGTACCGCGTGGCGGGTTTCCGCTCCGGCTGGATGGTGGTGACCGGCCCGCGGCAGCACGCACGCGACTACCTGGAGGGCCTGACGATGCTGGCCTCCATGCGGCTGTGCGCCAACGCGCCCGCGCAGTTCGCCATCCAGGCCGCGCTCGGCGGCCGGCAGTCCATCCACGAGCTGACCGCGCCCGGCGGCAGGCTGCGCGAGCAGCGCGACCGGGCCTGGGAGAAGCTGAACGAGATCCCGGGCGTCTCCTGCGTCAAACCGAAGGGCGCGCTGTACGCGTTCCCGCGCCTGGACCCGGCCGTGCACAAGATCCACGACGACGAGAGGTTCGTCCTGGACCTGCTGCTGCGCGAGAAGATCCAGGTCGTCCAGGGCACCGGCTTCAACTGGCCGAGCCCCGACCACTTCCGCATCCTCACCCTGCCGCACGCCGACGACCTGGACGCGGCGATCAGCAGGATCGGCCGCTTCCTGAGCGGGTACCGGCAGTGA
- a CDS encoding winged helix-turn-helix transcriptional regulator — protein MSPRRSYDQYCSAARALDAVGDRWTLLIVRELLAGPRRYTDLHADLPGVSTDVLASRLKDMERDGLTTRRRLPPPGVAYVYELTARGRELLPVLQALGEWGGPLLGERRATDAVRAHWFALPLVRVLEGAGAGDGVVEVRLEEGRFFLRLGAAGDEGPVYGEGVAGAGEPDAVLTLDASTVTGLACGDLALRAAVREGVVGVEGDSAVAKVLRGE, from the coding sequence ATGTCACCTCGCCGAAGCTACGACCAGTACTGTTCCGCCGCCCGCGCGCTGGACGCCGTGGGGGACCGCTGGACCCTGCTGATCGTCCGTGAACTGCTGGCCGGACCGCGCCGCTACACCGATCTGCACGCGGACCTGCCGGGCGTCAGCACGGACGTACTCGCCTCCCGGCTGAAGGACATGGAGCGCGACGGGCTGACGACGCGTCGCCGGCTGCCGCCGCCGGGAGTGGCGTATGTGTACGAACTGACCGCGCGGGGGCGGGAGTTGCTGCCGGTGCTGCAGGCGTTGGGGGAGTGGGGTGGGCCGTTGCTGGGGGAGCGGCGGGCGACGGACGCGGTGCGGGCGCACTGGTTCGCGTTGCCGTTGGTGCGGGTGCTGGAGGGGGCCGGGGCGGGGGACGGGGTGGTGGAGGTGCGGCTGGAGGAAGGGCGGTTCTTCCTGCGGCTGGGGGCCGCGGGGGACGAGGGGCCGGTGTACGGGGAGGGGGTGGCCGGGGCCGGGGAGCCGGATGCGGTGCTGACGCTGGACGCGTCGACGGTGACGGGGCTGGCCTGCGGCGACCTCGCACTGCGTGCGGCTGTGCGGGAGGGGGTGGTGGGGGTGGAAGGTGACTCCGCGGTGGCGAAGGTGTTGCGGGGGGAGTAG
- a CDS encoding VWA domain-containing protein: MITRQRLAAGVCALLAALATGLAVPSGAAADETADRDAPKVDLVLDVSGSMRAKDIDGGSRMAAAKQAFNEVLDATPEEVQLGIRTLGADYPGDDRKTGCKDTAQLYPVGPLDRTEAKTAVATLTPTGWTPIGPALLKSADDLDGGNGSKRIVLISDGEDTCAPLDPCEVAREIAAKGIGLTIDTLGLVPSAKLSRQLSCIAEATGGTYTSVEHRDQLTDKVNQLVDRAADPVVNPVAVEGTSACSSAPALTSGLYTDREEFAKHRYYKVDVEPGQELRASVSVSADRAVDPDYGVSLRALTVHGREIVRGEATGSGRTDVLSTGLRYPKAESDDDDSAPETVCLEVAHSFSPASGVKTTPGLPLELTVDVVDGPDKAGDVAAFGLGRGWWLLGALVLVGFLAGLVWGWVSRWRVAVWRTN, from the coding sequence ATGATCACAAGACAACGGCTGGCGGCGGGCGTCTGTGCCCTGCTCGCCGCCCTGGCGACGGGGCTCGCCGTCCCGTCCGGCGCCGCGGCCGACGAGACGGCGGACCGGGACGCACCCAAGGTGGACCTCGTCCTCGACGTCAGCGGCTCCATGCGCGCGAAGGACATCGACGGCGGCTCCCGGATGGCCGCGGCCAAGCAGGCCTTCAACGAGGTCCTGGACGCGACCCCGGAGGAGGTCCAGCTCGGCATCCGCACCCTGGGCGCCGACTACCCGGGCGACGACCGCAAGACGGGCTGCAAGGACACCGCGCAGCTCTACCCGGTCGGCCCGCTGGACCGCACCGAGGCCAAGACGGCGGTCGCCACGCTCACCCCGACCGGCTGGACCCCGATCGGCCCCGCGCTGCTCAAGTCCGCCGACGACCTGGACGGCGGCAACGGCTCCAAGCGGATCGTCCTCATCAGTGACGGCGAGGACACCTGCGCCCCGCTCGACCCCTGCGAGGTGGCCCGCGAGATCGCGGCCAAGGGCATCGGCCTGACCATCGACACCCTCGGCCTGGTGCCCAGCGCCAAGCTGAGCCGGCAGCTCAGCTGCATCGCCGAGGCGACCGGCGGCACGTACACCTCGGTCGAGCACCGGGACCAGCTCACCGACAAGGTCAACCAGCTGGTGGACCGAGCCGCCGACCCGGTCGTCAACCCGGTGGCGGTGGAGGGGACGTCGGCGTGCAGCAGCGCGCCGGCGCTCACGTCGGGGCTGTACACCGACCGCGAGGAGTTCGCGAAGCACCGTTACTACAAGGTCGACGTGGAGCCCGGTCAGGAGCTGCGCGCCTCGGTGAGCGTCTCCGCCGACCGCGCCGTCGACCCCGACTACGGCGTGAGCCTGCGCGCGCTCACCGTGCACGGGCGCGAGATCGTCCGCGGCGAGGCCACCGGCAGCGGCCGTACGGACGTGCTGTCGACGGGCCTGCGCTACCCGAAGGCGGAGTCCGACGATGACGACTCCGCCCCCGAGACGGTGTGCCTGGAGGTCGCGCACTCCTTCTCCCCGGCGTCCGGCGTGAAGACCACCCCCGGTCTGCCGCTGGAGCTGACGGTCGACGTGGTCGACGGACCGGACAAGGCGGGCGACGTCGCCGCCTTCGGTCTCGGGCGCGGCTGGTGGCTGCTGGGCGCGCTGGTGCTCGTCGGCTTCCTGGCGGGTCTGGTGTGGGGCTGGGTGTCGCGCTGGCGGGTCGCCGTCTGGAGGACGAACTGA
- a CDS encoding IucA/IucC family protein — MSRHRPVSDAEAEPVAALDAVRPALSVPYTEALPGARAAVLTRLWRALAHEPLPWITAREPAYGALVLRLADGRRLSGPPSDPYATTDHVTEVRLDDTPYDRPAALLTALGIPHGAALATELDAGTASLALSRADRGAPPATADEPPAPVWAWEQSVVDGHPYHPGCRSRPGFSVAEQLAYGPEHRPVVRLGLAAVDDCLVTGEWPAWLRDGGQVLIPVHPWQSAHVLDQKPAVSAGPAAHPLMSLRTLALPDGGPHVKTTLSTRLTSSVRDISPYSVRTAATVSAFVASVAARTDGLLHVTRTLGAVTTGSPDLAAVLREPPERYAGPGERVVPVAALPATGLPRSPSWLAGFTRLALTVGLRLLDLGVALEAHGQNLLVVLDAATGAPLRLVYRDLADIRVSPARAARHGLPVPELTGRLVNDDPTTLRRKLFGSLVAGTLAATAGSHTAMGEALASAVPHLARTPDLEVLRQEPLPAKALTLMRLTPDRTGDLWAALPNPLHEEVR; from the coding sequence GTGTCCCGTCACCGTCCCGTGAGCGATGCCGAAGCCGAGCCGGTCGCCGCGCTCGACGCCGTGCGGCCCGCGCTGTCCGTCCCGTACACGGAGGCGCTGCCCGGCGCCCGGGCCGCCGTCCTGACCCGGCTGTGGCGGGCGCTGGCGCACGAGCCGCTGCCGTGGATCACCGCGCGCGAGCCCGCGTACGGCGCCCTGGTGCTGCGGCTGGCCGACGGGCGCCGGCTCAGCGGCCCGCCCTCCGACCCGTACGCGACCACCGACCACGTCACGGAGGTACGGCTCGACGACACCCCGTACGACCGCCCGGCCGCCCTCCTCACCGCGCTCGGCATCCCGCACGGCGCCGCCCTCGCGACCGAACTCGACGCCGGGACGGCCTCGTTGGCCCTGTCCCGGGCCGACCGCGGCGCCCCTCCCGCCACGGCCGACGAGCCCCCCGCCCCCGTCTGGGCGTGGGAGCAGAGCGTGGTCGACGGTCATCCCTACCACCCGGGCTGCCGCTCGCGCCCCGGTTTCTCGGTCGCCGAGCAGCTGGCGTACGGGCCCGAGCACCGGCCGGTGGTGCGGCTGGGCCTGGCGGCGGTGGACGACTGCCTGGTCACCGGGGAGTGGCCCGCGTGGCTGCGGGACGGCGGGCAGGTGCTGATCCCCGTCCACCCGTGGCAGTCGGCGCACGTGCTGGACCAGAAACCGGCGGTCTCCGCCGGACCGGCGGCGCATCCGCTGATGTCACTGCGCACGCTCGCCCTCCCCGACGGCGGCCCGCATGTGAAGACGACCCTCAGCACGCGCCTGACCTCCTCCGTGCGCGACATCTCGCCGTACTCGGTCCGGACCGCGGCGACGGTCTCGGCGTTCGTCGCGTCGGTCGCCGCCCGCACGGACGGGCTGCTGCACGTCACCCGCACCCTCGGCGCGGTCACCACCGGCTCGCCCGATCTCGCGGCGGTGCTGCGCGAGCCGCCGGAGCGGTACGCGGGGCCGGGCGAGCGGGTCGTACCGGTGGCCGCCCTGCCCGCGACCGGGCTGCCCCGCTCCCCCTCCTGGCTGGCCGGCTTCACCCGGCTCGCGCTCACCGTGGGGCTGCGCCTCCTCGACCTGGGCGTGGCGCTGGAGGCGCACGGACAGAACCTGCTGGTGGTCCTGGACGCGGCCACCGGCGCCCCGCTGCGGCTGGTCTACCGCGACCTCGCCGACATCCGCGTCAGTCCGGCCCGCGCGGCCCGACACGGGTTGCCGGTACCGGAGTTGACCGGCCGTCTGGTCAACGACGACCCAACGACCCTGCGCCGCAAGCTGTTCGGCTCGCTGGTCGCCGGGACCCTCGCGGCGACCGCCGGTTCGCACACGGCGATGGGCGAGGCGCTGGCCTCCGCCGTACCGCACCTCGCGCGTACCCCCGATCTGGAGGTACTGCGCCAGGAGCCGCTGCCCGCCAAGGCGTTGACGCTCATGCGGCTCACCCCGGACCGCACCGGCGACCTCTGGGCGGCGCTGCCCAACCCGCTGCACGAAGAGGTGCGGTGA
- a CDS encoding IucA/IucC family protein, whose protein sequence is MDPVDPQLPMPQEPAVPAVSPAPPERPACEPFGPPAPPGVSGDDVGAVADGYAAAPLLNCLLREVGEPTDAPGVHRLLASGRLLRVRGGRRPRDPELRAAGGWQRLTHAELVKLVAEELRRYTGVGNAELPGEMLDSRAAVAALLAARAGATPPDDPYLRSEQSLLTGHPHHPAPKARGGGPAAGWLPYAPEAYARFPLVLLGVREDVVVEEGDTRALDALGEAPPGYRLLPAHPWQLDLIGAELRDAFADGRLVRLGRTDGVVWPTAAIRTVYAPGTDLFLKFSLDVRITNDIRRLWRHDLRRLCRTDAAVTAAFAELPGPAAWLGDRGYRTAGFAFEELAVLVRDGLGGRVVPGTTPVLAAGLVEGFDGSPLDRVVEPAGWWEAYLRQVVPPVLGAFDRHGVVLEAHLQNVLVAVDGAGVPAQAVFRDAEGVKLVGEVGRAAGWERLVYCLVVNHLWEVAELLAERFGGFDPWPAVRGVLGASGVEEAVGLADAVTLPGKTNLLLRWTGADGAAASYTGVQNPLRGR, encoded by the coding sequence ATGGATCCCGTGGACCCGCAGCTCCCGATGCCGCAAGAGCCGGCCGTGCCGGCCGTGTCGCCCGCGCCGCCGGAACGGCCGGCGTGCGAACCGTTCGGGCCGCCCGCGCCGCCCGGGGTATCCGGGGACGACGTCGGTGCGGTCGCCGACGGGTACGCGGCCGCGCCCCTGCTCAACTGTCTGCTGCGGGAGGTGGGCGAGCCCACCGACGCCCCCGGTGTGCACCGGCTGCTCGCCAGTGGGCGGTTGCTGCGGGTACGGGGCGGCCGTCGGCCCCGGGACCCCGAGCTGCGCGCCGCCGGCGGCTGGCAGCGGCTCACGCACGCCGAGCTCGTCAAACTCGTCGCGGAGGAGTTGCGCCGGTACACGGGGGTGGGCAACGCCGAACTGCCCGGCGAGATGCTCGACAGCCGGGCCGCCGTCGCCGCGCTGCTCGCCGCGCGGGCCGGCGCCACGCCGCCCGACGACCCCTATCTGCGCTCCGAGCAGTCCCTGCTCACGGGCCACCCCCACCACCCCGCCCCCAAGGCGCGCGGCGGTGGTCCGGCCGCCGGGTGGCTGCCGTACGCGCCGGAGGCGTACGCCCGCTTTCCGCTCGTGCTGCTCGGGGTGCGCGAGGACGTCGTGGTGGAGGAGGGGGACACGCGCGCCCTCGACGCGCTGGGCGAGGCCCCGCCCGGCTACCGGCTGCTGCCTGCCCACCCCTGGCAACTCGACCTCATCGGCGCGGAGTTGCGGGACGCCTTCGCCGACGGCCGGCTGGTCCGGCTCGGCCGCACGGACGGTGTCGTGTGGCCGACGGCCGCCATCCGTACGGTCTACGCGCCCGGGACTGACTTGTTCCTGAAGTTCAGCCTGGATGTGCGGATCACCAACGACATCCGTCGGCTGTGGCGGCACGATCTGCGCCGGCTGTGCCGTACGGACGCGGCCGTGACGGCGGCGTTCGCGGAGTTGCCCGGGCCGGCGGCGTGGCTCGGCGACCGCGGGTACCGGACCGCCGGGTTCGCGTTCGAGGAGCTGGCCGTGCTCGTGCGGGACGGGCTGGGCGGGCGTGTGGTGCCCGGGACGACGCCGGTGCTGGCCGCAGGGCTGGTCGAGGGGTTCGACGGCAGCCCGCTCGACCGGGTCGTCGAGCCGGCGGGGTGGTGGGAGGCGTACCTCCGGCAGGTCGTGCCACCGGTGCTGGGGGCGTTCGACCGGCATGGGGTGGTGCTGGAGGCGCACTTGCAGAACGTGCTGGTCGCGGTGGACGGGGCGGGGGTGCCGGCGCAGGCGGTGTTCCGGGATGCGGAGGGGGTGAAGTTGGTGGGTGAGGTGGGGCGGGCAGCCGGGTGGGAGCGGTTGGTGTACTGCCTGGTCGTCAACCACCTGTGGGAGGTCGCCGAGTTGTTGGCGGAGCGGTTCGGGGGGTTCGATCCGTGGCCGGCGGTTCGGGGGGTGTTGGGGGCTTCCGGGGTGGAGGAGGCGGTGGGGTTGGCCGATGCGGTGACGTTGCCGGGCAAGACGAATCTGTTGCTGCGGTGGACGGGGGCCGACGGGGCGGCGGCGAGTTATACCGGCGTTCAGAATCCGTTGCGGGGGCGGTGA
- a CDS encoding HipA family kinase: MTKLREVTATRYLAPLHSGGSVPGLVEADDLGTYVVKFTASAQGLKALVAEVIVGELARALGLRVPELVRARFDPAVGAHEPHQEVRELLDASAGLNLGMDYLPGAADYTPELAETFPVDPLEAGRIVWLDALTVNVDRTVHSSNLMVWPTLGVAPPRLWLIDHGAALVFHHRWDTSAPGKTYDFRHHALGHAAPDVRAADAELAPRVTEELLREVTAAVPDAWLTVEAGFATPDEVRAAYVGYLAARVRASAVWLPTDFPTREERAAEEARRAARTRRGRPAWLQHVPDLHGRPAAEQDWSRHLG; the protein is encoded by the coding sequence TTGACGAAGCTGCGAGAGGTCACCGCGACCCGCTACCTCGCCCCCCTCCACTCCGGCGGCTCCGTCCCCGGTCTCGTCGAGGCGGACGACCTCGGCACGTATGTCGTCAAGTTCACCGCCTCCGCGCAGGGGCTCAAGGCCCTCGTCGCCGAGGTGATCGTCGGTGAGCTGGCCCGTGCGCTCGGGCTGCGGGTGCCCGAACTGGTGCGCGCCCGCTTCGACCCCGCCGTCGGCGCGCACGAGCCGCACCAGGAGGTGCGCGAGCTGCTGGACGCCAGCGCCGGCCTCAACCTCGGCATGGACTACCTGCCGGGCGCCGCCGACTACACCCCGGAGCTCGCCGAGACCTTCCCCGTGGACCCGCTGGAGGCCGGCCGCATCGTCTGGCTGGACGCCCTCACGGTCAACGTCGACCGCACCGTGCACAGCTCCAACCTCATGGTCTGGCCCACCCTCGGGGTCGCGCCCCCGCGGCTGTGGCTCATCGACCACGGCGCGGCCCTCGTCTTCCACCACCGCTGGGACACCTCGGCACCCGGGAAGACGTACGACTTCCGGCACCACGCGCTCGGCCACGCCGCCCCGGACGTACGGGCCGCCGACGCGGAACTGGCGCCGCGCGTCACCGAGGAGCTGCTGCGCGAGGTCACCGCCGCCGTCCCCGACGCGTGGCTGACCGTGGAGGCGGGGTTCGCCACGCCCGACGAGGTCCGTGCGGCGTACGTCGGTTATCTGGCCGCCCGCGTCCGGGCGTCCGCGGTCTGGCTGCCCACCGACTTCCCCACCCGCGAGGAGCGCGCCGCCGAGGAGGCCCGGCGTGCGGCCCGCACCCGGCGCGGCCGGCCGGCCTGGCTCCAGCACGTCCCCGACCTGCACGGCAGACCGGCGGCGGAGCAGGACTGGTCGCGGCATCTGGGGTGA